DNA from Gemella massiliensis:
ACTGCATAAACGTGATCTTTTATCGTATTGAAAAAACCTCCACGAATGGGGTAGTGTACTTTTAAATTGTCAACTTTTAACATTAGCTATCCTCCCCTTCAAATACAAAGTGTTTGTAGCAAGTACATCTTACATAATGTCCCTCTTCCGCCTCATGTAAAGTCGGATTAGGTTCATGTGCTTCTTCTTTAATCCATGGAATACGATCCGCAAAACGACACCCGTTACGGTCAAGATTTTTAATAGACGGCACCATACCTTGAATTACATATAATTCATCATCTGCCGCATCATCGTCTAATTGTGGTATACTGCGTAAAAGACTACGTGTATAAGGATGTTTCGGATTTTTGAAGATTTGTTCTGCAGTACCGATTTCCACCACTTCTCCTGCATATAACACCGCCACTCTATCCGCCATTTCAGCAACGACACCAAGATCGTGAGTAATTAAAATAATTCCGGCGTGCATTTCGTTTTGCAATCCTTTTATCAAATCTAAAATTTGTGCTTGAATAGTTACATCTAAGGCTGTAGTCGGTTCATCAGCGATTAAAACATTAGGCTTACAACTCATCGCCATCGCAATCATAACACGTTGACGCATACCACCTGATAATTCATGCGGATATTGTTTTGCACAACGTTTCGGATTTGGAATACCTACTTGAGTTAATAACTCAATAACACGTGTTTCTCGTTCTTCCTTTGATAATTCAGTATGATAAATCAAAGCTTCTTCTATTTGTTTTCCTATTCTATGAAGGGGATTTAAAGAAGAAAGCGGATCTTGGAAAATCATACCAATATCTTTCGTTCTAATTTTATTCATCTCTTCTTCAGTCAGTTCTAAAAGATTTTTCCCATCGTAAATAATCTCTCCGGTAGAACGTGTTAAATTTTCATTATGAAGTCGCATAATTGTCGTTGCTAAAGTTGACTTACCGCAACCACTTTCTCCAACAATAGCAAGCACTTCATTTCTATACAAATCCAAACTCACCTTGTCGACAGCGTTAAAATAATCATCTTTAATTCTAAAAGCTGTTTCCAGATTTTTAATCTCTAATAGTTTGTCCATTAACTACTCCTTCCGAACATACCTAATATCATTTTATAGCTTTTCTGTTCAAACTTTATAACTTTTATATTTTTATATTAACTACACAGTCAATTTTTTTAAAACATAGTAATATATTATAAGATTTTTCGAAAAAATGCAATAAAAAAGTTGCAATTCCCACTAAAAAAACTAGAATTTTCTGAATATTCAGTGAGAATTGCTATAATTTTTTTATTATTTTTTCCCTGCATTTATTCAACTACAAATTTGAAAAATATAAAATTATTAAATAACCTCTTCCCCAAAATTTTATATTTCTATTATATCCGTCGGCAATTCCGGATCTGTATCAAAAATACAAATTCTGTTGTTACAATCAATATCTTTTGATTCCAATGTTGTTACAGCCGTCATCCTTGCCAGCTCCTTAGTATTATTTTCTTTACTAAGATGGGCAAGGTAGATATTTTTTGTATTATCCCCGATAATTCTTGTGAGATAATTTGCCGAATCTGTATTGGATAAATGCCCCATATCTGATAAAATACGTTGTTTCGTTTTCCAAGGATATGAGCCGCTGAGTAAAACATTTTCCTCATGATTGCTCTCATAAACAAGAGTGTCGGAGTCTTTTACATAATCTATCATTTTATCCGAAATATATCCGGTGTCTGTTAAGATACCAACTCTCTTACCGTCACATTCAAAAGTGTAAAACTGCGGATTAGCTGCATCATGACTTACTCCAAAACTGTTAACGACAATATCTCCAAAAATCTTACTTTCTTCTTTTTCAAAATGAAATTTCAAATCGGATTTAACTTCTCCAATTTTTGTCATATTATCCCAAGTCAGTTTATTTGCATAGATTGGAATATTGTATTTTCTCGCAAGAACACCAACCCCTTTTATATGGTCGATATGTTCATGAGTAACAAAAATTGCATTAATATCTTTTATATCTTTATCTATTTGTTCCAGATTTTCCACTATTTTTTTTCCGGTAAGTCCTGCATCAACTAAACATCTGAATTTAGGACTTTCTATATAAATGCTATTTCCACTACTGCTACTAGCCAAAACTGATAATTTCAAATTACACCTCCATTTATTAATATTTCTTGTTTATTATAGCATTACTTCGTGTCCTTTTCCACTAGCTAAAACACACTTTAATAATTTATTTCAAATTTCTTATCTTAAAATATCAAGTAATAATTATAAAATCATTATTTCATTTTAAAATATCCTATAATTAAATAGCTACTTAAATTAAAATTTATATATCCTTATCATAAAATTACTGTATATAAACTATAATTTAATAAATAATTATTAATATATCCTAGCTTTAAATCGTAATTATTATTAAATATCTCTTTAAGAAACATTTGTATTATAGCTTATTCTGATATATAATTAGTATATTGAATTTTTATAGGAGAATGTGCATGAATATCGCTAAAAGAGAGAAATGTATACTACTTGATTTTATTATTACACACGAACTTATTAAAACTACATGGCTTAATACATTACGTGATAATTTTGATAACAGTTCGGAAGCACTGCTGTTTAAACACACAATTTATAAATATTATTCTGACATCAGTGCATACCAAACGCTTATCGGTGATGTTTTTACCGAACCGTCACTACCTCTTGTTCAAATGATTTATCGCCGTTTTATGACACAAAATGTTAATAACGTTGATGATTTTTTGCGAATTTTAGATGCTATCGATCCGAATGAGTTTAAGTTAGCGGTAGTTAAATACGCTTTTAATAAAAATACCATACTTGATAACGATACCTTTCTGGAAAATCTTTCTTTACTTGATATTGGAAACGAAACTAAATTTGTACTGTTTTCCGCCTACAGAAGTTTTGGAATTTATCGTAAAAAAATTAAAAACTGTTTTTCTACATTATACCCAATTTTTCTTAAGCACTACATTGATGCTGAAAAATTGTTTGAACCACAACTTACGAAATTTTATAAAGAAGTTGATAAAAATACAAATTCTTATTTTCTAAATATACTTGGAACGGAAAAACTCGATACTTTGTACCGTAAATATATTAATAATAAAGCTAAAGCATTATTGCAAGATAACCATGAGTCCGAAATAATACCCTTGATGTTTTCCGCTAATCGTCTTGTTATTATTAGCGACGAACCATTTACAACGAATAACAGTCCGTTTCAACCTGTTATTTGCCTTGGACTGTTAACAAGAGAATCAGCTACACAGTTAAAAAATGCCGATAACATTCGCAAATCATTATTAAAAGCTCTTGGCGATGATACACGTTTCGAAATTCTCCGCATGATTCACTACGGTTTTAATACAAACAAAAAATTGAGCGATTTTTTCCAAATCTCGCCACCGGCAATTACTTATCAAACAAATATTTTAAAACAAGCCGGACTTGTTGACAGCTATGGAAACGGGTTACTCTGTGTCAATTTCGAGAAAATAAAATTAGGTTTGAAATCAATAGAATTTTTATTCTTGTTGGTAGGAGAAACCGATAATGACGATAACACATAATCTTAAATAATAATATTGCGATAAGCTATAAAAAAATTTAATTAAAAATTAAAACCAAGATTAAAGAAACATACTTCTAAAATCTTGGTTTTTAAATATTTAAAACAATTAATCTTTTTTATTAAGGTTAATTAATTCTTTATAGTTTATCCTATTCTTTAGCTGACAGTGCTGCCATTGTGATATAGTTGTACGGTTTATTGAAGTGCGGTAAGAAGAAAATATCAGTTAATGCTAATTTTTCGATCGTTACTTTCTCTTGAATTGCCAATGAGAATAAGTGTATTCCCATAGAAACATCTTCTTTAGATGCAATTTGCGCTCCTAAAATTACACGGCTATCTTTATCATAAACAATTTTAATTTTCACTTCATGGTTGTCATGTTCAATAAATTCCGGTTTTTGCAAGTCTGTAAATTCAGTTACCACTGCATTGTATCCAAAACGTTTTGCTTTTTCTAATGTAAGACCTGTTGATACCATTTTTAAATCATAGATACAAATACCGTTTGACCCTTGAACTCCTGCCGATTCAACAACATCACCGTCACCTCCGGCATTTAAAGCCGCAACCAAACCGGTACGAACCGCATTTGATGCCAAAGCAATATAATTTGTATCTTCTATTGCATTATCGTACACTGTTGCACAATCTCCTATTGCATAAACATCTTTAATGCTTGTTTCTTGTTTTTTGTTTACCAAAAATGCACCATTACGGAATAGTTCTATTTTACCATTTCCTAGTGCTGTATTCGGTCTAAATCCAACAGCCAGAACTACCATATCAACATCGAATGTTTCTTTATCGGTAACCAATCGTTCAACTTTGCCGTCACCTTCAATAGCCTCCACTTTTTGCCCAAATGCCAATTTAATACCATGATCTTCCAAGTTTTTCTTCATTAAATCAGAAAATTCCGGATCATAGTAACCTGCTAGACATGTATTTACTATATCAACCACCGTTACTTCTTTTCCTAAACGTTCAAACGCCTCAGCTAATTCAACTCCGATATAACCGGCTCCAACAACTGCCACACGTTTAATATTCGGATTATCGTTTAATTTATTAATTACTTCCTCAGCGTTTTGATATAATTTTACAAATTGTAAATTTTCCAACGTTGCTTTAAATTCACGATTACCGGGTACCAGTTCCGCACCTTTTATAGGAGGTAAAATTGGTGTTGAGCCTGTTGCTAAAATTAATTTATCATATGATTCTACATGTTGTGTTTTCCCCTCCAATAACACATGCACTTCTTTTTTATCATAGTCAATCGACTCAACAGGTGAATTCATATATACCTTAGCACCGGCTTTTTCCAAAGACTCTTTATTTGCATAAAATAATCCTTCCGCACCTGAAATTTGTTTACCTATCCACAACGCCATACCACAACCTAAAAATGAAATATTTGAGTTTTGATCAAAAACTACAACTTCATTTTTATCACCATATGTTGCTAAAATCTTATTAACACAAGCTGTTCCTGCGTGGTTAGCCCCAACTACTACTATTTTACTCATATCAAATACCTCTTTATTATTAAATTTTTAATGATAATAATTATCATTACCGCCATTATACTCAGAATTAAATTCAATTACAAATTTACCGCTCATAAAAATAAGATAAATTTTAAAAAATTATTTTAATGGCATATTTTTGTATCTGTATTACTTCTGTATTAAAATTTTTTTAATAATCCCATTATCTAAAACTATAGATGTAGATTAAAAACAAATTGTCTGTATTAATAATTATTAATATCTGTATTAACGAAACATTAAATTAACTTTAAAAAATAAAAAATTATTAATGCTAATTATGTTTAAAATTAAATAAAAAAGCAAATGATTTTTTGTATCATCGCCTTTTTGTGTAACTATTATGTCATCATGCTATTGTTGTTATCAGATTTTAATAACTTTTCCAATTCTTTTGAATACTCGATTTTTTCTATATTATAGGTATTTTCTCTTGGGATGATAAGAGTATTAATGTTAAACCTAGAATTATCATTTATAATCAATCTGGTAAAAATTTTCTCACCGACACCTCGAATACTTTCGTAATCTATTGCATAATTTTTTATTTTAGATTTTGTTGTAAAAGCCTGTTTATCTTTTTCTAAAATTATTTTTTTATACAAACCTTTTGTATCAGCAGTTTTTACCGTTTTAATTATTTCTTTGTACCTAGGGTTATTTTTCATATAAATAACTCCCCCAATAGCAACAATAAAAGCAAACGTTCCGACTATTCTTTTTTTCATATTATACCCCTCCTTAAACATTATTTTAATTTTCAAAATTTTCAAATCTAACCAATGGTGAATTTATTAGTTAACCATTATAATATATCTTTTTTATATTTTTTTCAACTATTTTATTATATATTTTAGACTATAAAATAATTAATCGCTATTATTACAAGTTTTAAATAATGCTATTTTAGATTATGAAATAAATATTTTATAGTGAATTATTTATATTATATTGTGAAAATTTAATTTTAATTAATTTTTTCATCAGTCGAAGGTTTTCTAGCTATAATAGTCATTATATGCTAAAATACATAGTAACATACACAGAACAAGGAGAAAAAATATGCCAAAAAACATCAAACGTAGTATCGCTGTTTTTTTCACTTTAACTTTAACAGTCGTACTGAGTGCTTGTAGCATGTTACAGTTCAATAAATCAGCCGAAAACATTTTAAATAAAACGGCAGACACAGCTAAAAGTATAAAAAATACCGATTTTATTTCTACTAATGTTTCTGAAATAGTAAACGGTGAACAAACTCATAAAGTCGACAGCAAAATTTCCGGTTCTATTATTTTTGAACCATTCACTTTAAAAACTATCTCCGAAACTAAATCACAAAGTACAACCCAAAAATCTGAACTTTATGTCAAAGATAATGTTATTTACACAAAATCTTTTGAACAAAATAGTTGGATTAAAAACTCCAACGACAACGTTATGTCGCAATTTCAAAATCTAAAGAACATTGCTTACTCTGAAAAAATTTTTGAATTTTATAAGAAACTTGCCAAAGATTTTAAAGTAACTGAAGAAAATGGAAATTACGTACTTACTTATTCGGGAAGTGGCGAACAGTTTAAAGAACTCATGGTAGAAATTGTTAATTCTGCTTCTGGTTCTCAGCAAGTCGACACCAATACATTTAATGACGTTAACTTTAAAAATGTTTCTATTAGATATGTTATAACAAAAAAATTTATACCTGTTGATATTGAAACAACTATGGATCTTGAGATTAAAAACAACATCGGTTCAGCTATGAAACTAACTCAAAAAACTTCCTATACTAATGTAAATAAGGTATCGGACATTTCCCTACCTGATGACGTAAAAAATGCAACCGAATTAAAAACAGATTAATATTTTTTAATTAACCTAAATTTCAAAACAAGAAATTTAGGTTAATTTAGTTTTCTGGAAATATTAAATCTATTTACATATTTATTTTTATATGTTATATTATTGTCATATAATCATGATATGAAAGGAAGAAAATTATTTACAATTATAGCGCCCGAACTAAGCACCAACGATTAACAGGAGCTTAGTTGACGAGGAAAAAAGTTATCGAAAATTCGGCGGATGCTTTTTCGGAAAATGGAATTTCGTTAAATGCTGTACAAAGGTGTACTTTCACTACAAAAGCAGTATTATTTCCCATATATTATTTTACAAACATTGCTATTAGGCTTGTTGCTATTCTTAGTGGTGAAATACTGGCTTCACCTGAGATTATAAGCTCAGATGAACCTTAAGAAATCCACTGCGTAGCAGTTAGTTCTTAAGGTTGCCACACCACTATAGAATTAGCAACAAAAAAATTTTGTATATAAATATGTAAAATAATATATACTTTAATATATAATCTAAAACTATAATTTACTTAGTTTTATAAATAATTTAGGAAAAAGCAAGGAGATTTTATATATATGTGTGGAATCGTAGGATTTATCGGAGAAGATAATGGAGTAAAATTTTTAATTGACGGGCTTAGCAGTCTTGAGTATCGTGGCTATGACTCTGCCGGTATTGCCGGAATAGTTGATAAAGAAGCTAAGGTTATTAAAACCGTCGGTCGTATTAAAAATCTTGAGAAATTAACACCTGCCGACCTTTATTTTAATATTGGAATCGGACATACACGTTGGGCGACCCACGGCGGCGTTAATGTAACAAACTCTCATCCTCACCAAAGTTTTAACAAACGTTTCGTTTTAGTTCACAACGGAGTTATTGAAAACTTTCAAGAGTTAAAAGACAGATTTTTTAAAGATGTTAATCTTGTTAGTGAAACTGATACGGAAGTAGTTGTTCAATTAATTCAAATTTATAGTGATCGTGGCTTATCTACTAAAGACGCTTTTAAAAAAGCTATTTCTAAGCTACAAGGATCATACGCTTTATGCTTAATTGATACCGATGATAAAGATACCTTGTATGTTGCAAAAAATAAAAGTCCACTCTTAGTCGGACTTGGAGATAACTCTACTAACTATGTTGGTAGCGACGCTCTTGCAATGATTAAATACACTAACAACTTTTTAGAAATTAATGACGGTGAAGTCGTTATTGTGAAAAAAGACAATGTAACTATTGAAGATAAAGACGGCAAAATCATAAAACGTAAACCTTTCTCTACTAACTTAAATGCGGGTGAAATTGACAAAGGTATTTACGAACATTATATGATTAAAGAAACAAACGAACAAGTCAGAGCAATGCGTAATATCATCTCTCATTACTTTAATGGACATGATGTAAATATTGATACAGAAATAATTAATCACATTAAAGATGCTGACAGATTATATATTATCGGTTGTGGTACCAGCTACAACGCCGGCTTGGTAGGTAGAAATTATTTTGAAAAATGGGCAGGTATTCCAACAGAAGTTCACCTAGCTAGTGAATTTGCCTACAATGTACCACTCTTATCGAAAAAACCAATGTTTATTTTCTTATCACAATCAGGAGAAACTGCGGATTTACGTGCCGTTCTTACTAAACTTCGCAGCGTAAACTCCAACTATAAATTCTTGGTATTAACTAATGTTGATTCTTCTACATTAAGCCGTGAATGTGATTATACTTTACTTCTTCATGCCGGTGTTGAAATCGCCGTAGCATCTACTAAAGCATATACTTCACAAATAGCAATACTAAGTATTTTAGCATATGAAGTAGCAACAAGACGTAACAGTAAACCGAAACTTGATATTGAAAAAGAATTATCAGTAGTAACCTCAGCTATTGAATCTATCCTTGATGATACCAAAACTATTAAAAAATTGGCAGAAGAGTTATTTACAGAACGAAACGCATTTTATATCGGTCGTGGCATTGATTATTATAGTGCCTGTGAAGCCGCTCTTAAACTTAAAGAAGTTTCTTATATTCAAACAGAAGGTTTTGCCGGTGGAGAACTAAAACACGGAACAATCGCTCTTATCGAAGAAAAAACTCCGGTAGTAGCTTTAATTACCAGCACAAAACTGGATCTTAATACCCGAAGCAATGTCAGTGAAGTAGCAAGCCGTGGTGCAAATACTCTAATTATCACATTGGAAAAATTAGCACGAAAAGGCGACTACGCTATTCCAAATGTTAACGAAGACCTTGCACCTATTGCAAGTATTGTTGTAACGCAATTATTCGCTTACTATGCAGCTGTCGGCCGTGGACTTGATGTTGATAAACCACGTAATCTGGCAAAATCAGTAACTGTTGAATAAGTAATTTATAATAATTTTAATATCCCCTCAAAACATGAACCGTTTTGAGGGGACTTATTTTAACCTTAATATGTATCTATTTTATATATTTTCTTTTTATTACAAACGCCAATATTAATCCAAAAATACCCAAAACGAAGTTACTGTTGGGAACTTCCCCTGTGTTTGGCAATTTAGTAATTTTTTTATTTTTTTTCGGAATATTATCCTTAGATTTTGGTGGTTGTTCTTCTTTATCTGTCGGCTTATCGGGTGTTGGCGGTGTTGGGACTGGCGGTGTTGGGACTGGCGGTGTTGGGACTGGCGGTGTTGGAGCTGGTGGCGCTGGAACAGGTGGCGTTGGTGTTGGTGGCGTTGGAACAGGTGGCGTTGGTGTTGGTGGCGTTGGAACAGGTGGCGTTGGTGTTGGTGGCGTCGGTACAGGTGGGGTCGGGATTACTTCCCTATCATCAGTAACAACTAACTTTCCGTCCTTATACTCCGCTTTTCCACTTGTAAGTGTAGAATGAATTGTTATCTTTCCTTTTTCATCTACGCTAAATATAAAATCTGTTACTGCTTTAAAGCCTGTTGGTGCAAATATTTCCCTAAAGGTATATTTCTTCCCTACTTCCAAATCTTTAATTGTATGATTTTTCCCTTTTTCAGTTATCCATTCATCTACTATTCTACCATCTTCACCCTCAAAAATTCGTATCTTCGCTCCAACTACTTCTGATATTGTTTTATCGTCGTTGAAACTTATTTTGCTTACTACTACATCTTTTTTCTTAGGTTTCGGCAATATTTCAGGAATATATTTATTATCAATTACAAAATTATATTTTTTATACTCTGTAATACTAAATTGATATTTTTTATTATCTAAGCTAACGATATTATTTTGTTTAACGGTATTTAAATCCGGTCTAACTTCCGTAACGGTATATTTTATCTCTTGATTTTTACTATCAAATTTAGGAAGATTAGAAAATTCTACCTGCCAATTATTTTCAGGTTTTGCTATTTGATGTTTATACTTATAAACTCCATTCTCAAGTAAAAATATTTCCACTTCTTTTGCCGCTTCACCGTTTGACCAAGTCTTTTGAGCCGTAACTTTAACCTTTTTAGATTCTTTTAAAATATTCTTAATAGTGAAATTGTTATCTGAATTTTTTATATACTCAACATCAAATGTTTTTTCATTCAGTTGTATTTTTTTGTCAATTTCTCCTACTTCTCGAACTGTATAGACATGTTTTTTAACGTCTGTCCCTACTTTTTCGTATTCTTTTAAATCTGTAAAGGTATATGACCAATTATTTGATTTATTCAGTTCTTTGACTTCTCCCTCTTTTACCCCGTCTTTATATAGTTGTACCAGTATTTTTTCTACAGGGTCTTTTAAATTTTCTCCTTTTTCATCTTTAAATTCCTTATTCACATGGACATTTGTTCGTTTTACATCGTTATAAACTTTTAGAAGTTTCCCTACAATATCCGTATCTTTCATTTCAAATTCCATGGTCTGAGCTGTCGCCGGATTAAAGTCAATCCAATTAGGCGCTTTAATCTCTTTTACTTTATATTTCCCAATAGGAAGATTTTTAATATTAGCGATACCCTTATTATCTGTTTTTAAAATAATAGTATCTTTTCCGTCTATAATTGCCGAATTATCTTCTTTTTTTAGACTAAATTCAACGTCCGGTATTCCTATTGATGTTCCTTTTAAATATTTTAAGATTTTTAGTTCGCCTTTTACAGTTCCCGTAACTTCACCGTCTGCATAAATATTTTTTACAGTATAGTTAAAATCTTTCCCCACTACTTTTTCTTTATTGTATTCGTGATACCATGCTTTTGATTTATTTACAAATTCTTTTTGATTTTTGTTTATTATTTTTGTTTTGTAGTAAATTGAAAAATGATTTAAAGAAGCATATCCCTGAGGTATGTATATTGATATTTTATTACCATTTACACTAATAGATGATCCTTTATAATAATGTGCAAATTCATTTAAGGCATTAGCTCCATTGAATATTTTAGAATGTGTCCCTTCAACTGTGATATAAAAACTGTTTTTAACAAGTTCTTGTCCACCTTGAATTTCATCCTCAATCCTAATTTCTTTATTAACATGAGTTTTTCTCATATTTGCATTTAACCACCAATTAATATGCTCCGTATCTTGTGGATCTATATTACCTGTCTTGTAGTAAAATACACTTTCCGTTCCTGATTCCGGCTTGGTAACAGAAACCTGCACCCTTTTATTCCCCGAAACAATATCACCCGTCTTAATATCTTCTTTTGAAGTTTGAGTAGTGTTTCTTCCTGTAATTTCAAAAGTTGCCCAACCCTCTACATCATCTAAATTGTTAACTTTATCATTAAATCTAATTACAGCCTTATCTACAGTTACTTCCAAATCTGCCACATGCTGACCTTTAACTTCCAACTGTATTTTTTTACTATACCCTTCAAAAGTAGGTTGACCGGTTTTCTGCCAAGTAACCTCTATAAAATCTCCACCTTTAATATTATGAGCGGTGTTTTCTTTAAATTTTAATTGAACGGTAGTTCTCCCACCGTCTTGAATATTATTATTACTTACCGTTAAATCGGTAACAACTTTATCGCTTATATTATTTTCTTGTGCATAACTTTTACCAATTCCTAAAGAAGCACTTAGCGTAGTTAGTAAAAGTAATATACTTAATATACCTGCACTTAACTTATTTCGCATTATTTTTTAAATCCTTTCTGTCTTTCTTATTCCGTTTCTATAATTATTATCATTATTTTTTATTATATTTCTCTGTTATTAATCTATAATTTTTTTTTTAGCCATTTTTATTTCCTCACTTTTTGTTCTATTTTGTTGATATTCTAATATATAGATAAGAAGGCGGCGGTTTTAAGTAAATTTCTTACTTAGCCCCACCCCTTCTTATGAGTGTGTTATAAATATCAGGATATAATTAGTTGCTAGGTCCACTAATTATCCTTTTTCATTATACAACTTTAATATGTAATAAGTGTGAAATTAAGAAAAAATAATATAGTTTTTCTCAAAAAATATTTATTCACATATTGT
Protein-coding regions in this window:
- a CDS encoding ABC transporter ATP-binding protein, which codes for MDKLLEIKNLETAFRIKDDYFNAVDKVSLDLYRNEVLAIVGESGCGKSTLATTIMRLHNENLTRSTGEIIYDGKNLLELTEEEMNKIRTKDIGMIFQDPLSSLNPLHRIGKQIEEALIYHTELSKEERETRVIELLTQVGIPNPKRCAKQYPHELSGGMRQRVMIAMAMSCKPNVLIADEPTTALDVTIQAQILDLIKGLQNEMHAGIILITHDLGVVAEMADRVAVLYAGEVVEIGTAEQIFKNPKHPYTRSLLRSIPQLDDDAADDELYVIQGMVPSIKNLDRNGCRFADRIPWIKEEAHEPNPTLHEAEEGHYVRCTCYKHFVFEGEDS
- a CDS encoding DUF6612 family protein, producing MPKNIKRSIAVFFTLTLTVVLSACSMLQFNKSAENILNKTADTAKSIKNTDFISTNVSEIVNGEQTHKVDSKISGSIIFEPFTLKTISETKSQSTTQKSELYVKDNVIYTKSFEQNSWIKNSNDNVMSQFQNLKNIAYSEKIFEFYKKLAKDFKVTEENGNYVLTYSGSGEQFKELMVEIVNSASGSQQVDTNTFNDVNFKNVSIRYVITKKFIPVDIETTMDLEIKNNIGSAMKLTQKTSYTNVNKVSDISLPDDVKNATELKTD
- the nox gene encoding H2O-forming NADH oxidase codes for the protein MSKIVVVGANHAGTACVNKILATYGDKNEVVVFDQNSNISFLGCGMALWIGKQISGAEGLFYANKESLEKAGAKVYMNSPVESIDYDKKEVHVLLEGKTQHVESYDKLILATGSTPILPPIKGAELVPGNREFKATLENLQFVKLYQNAEEVINKLNDNPNIKRVAVVGAGYIGVELAEAFERLGKEVTVVDIVNTCLAGYYDPEFSDLMKKNLEDHGIKLAFGQKVEAIEGDGKVERLVTDKETFDVDMVVLAVGFRPNTALGNGKIELFRNGAFLVNKKQETSIKDVYAIGDCATVYDNAIEDTNYIALASNAVRTGLVAALNAGGDGDVVESAGVQGSNGICIYDLKMVSTGLTLEKAKRFGYNAVVTEFTDLQKPEFIEHDNHEVKIKIVYDKDSRVILGAQIASKEDVSMGIHLFSLAIQEKVTIEKLALTDIFFLPHFNKPYNYITMAALSAKE
- a CDS encoding MBL fold metallo-hydrolase, which produces MKLSVLASSSSGNSIYIESPKFRCLVDAGLTGKKIVENLEQIDKDIKDINAIFVTHEHIDHIKGVGVLARKYNIPIYANKLTWDNMTKIGEVKSDLKFHFEKEESKIFGDIVVNSFGVSHDAANPQFYTFECDGKRVGILTDTGYISDKMIDYVKDSDTLVYESNHEENVLLSGSYPWKTKQRILSDMGHLSNTDSANYLTRIIGDNTKNIYLAHLSKENNTKELARMTAVTTLESKDIDCNNRICIFDTDPELPTDIIEI
- the glmS gene encoding glutamine--fructose-6-phosphate transaminase (isomerizing) encodes the protein MCGIVGFIGEDNGVKFLIDGLSSLEYRGYDSAGIAGIVDKEAKVIKTVGRIKNLEKLTPADLYFNIGIGHTRWATHGGVNVTNSHPHQSFNKRFVLVHNGVIENFQELKDRFFKDVNLVSETDTEVVVQLIQIYSDRGLSTKDAFKKAISKLQGSYALCLIDTDDKDTLYVAKNKSPLLVGLGDNSTNYVGSDALAMIKYTNNFLEINDGEVVIVKKDNVTIEDKDGKIIKRKPFSTNLNAGEIDKGIYEHYMIKETNEQVRAMRNIISHYFNGHDVNIDTEIINHIKDADRLYIIGCGTSYNAGLVGRNYFEKWAGIPTEVHLASEFAYNVPLLSKKPMFIFLSQSGETADLRAVLTKLRSVNSNYKFLVLTNVDSSTLSRECDYTLLLHAGVEIAVASTKAYTSQIAILSILAYEVATRRNSKPKLDIEKELSVVTSAIESILDDTKTIKKLAEELFTERNAFYIGRGIDYYSACEAALKLKEVSYIQTEGFAGGELKHGTIALIEEKTPVVALITSTKLDLNTRSNVSEVASRGANTLIITLEKLARKGDYAIPNVNEDLAPIASIVVTQLFAYYAAVGRGLDVDKPRNLAKSVTVE
- a CDS encoding ArsR/SmtB family transcription factor is translated as MNIAKREKCILLDFIITHELIKTTWLNTLRDNFDNSSEALLFKHTIYKYYSDISAYQTLIGDVFTEPSLPLVQMIYRRFMTQNVNNVDDFLRILDAIDPNEFKLAVVKYAFNKNTILDNDTFLENLSLLDIGNETKFVLFSAYRSFGIYRKKIKNCFSTLYPIFLKHYIDAEKLFEPQLTKFYKEVDKNTNSYFLNILGTEKLDTLYRKYINNKAKALLQDNHESEIIPLMFSANRLVIISDEPFTTNNSPFQPVICLGLLTRESATQLKNADNIRKSLLKALGDDTRFEILRMIHYGFNTNKKLSDFFQISPPAITYQTNILKQAGLVDSYGNGLLCVNFEKIKLGLKSIEFLFLLVGETDNDDNT
- a CDS encoding DUF1310 family protein; this translates as MKKRIVGTFAFIVAIGGVIYMKNNPRYKEIIKTVKTADTKGLYKKIILEKDKQAFTTKSKIKNYAIDYESIRGVGEKIFTRLIINDNSRFNINTLIIPRENTYNIEKIEYSKELEKLLKSDNNNSMMT